Within Flavobacterium pisciphilum, the genomic segment TCAGCATTGTTTGCTACTAGTTGCGAAGAAGTTGTTGAAGTTGACTTAAAAACGGACCCACCTAAATTAGTAGTAGAAGCTGTTATTAATTGGGCCAAAGGAACAACAGGAAACCAACAAATGATAAAATTAACGACAACAACTGATTATTACAATCACGTAATTCCAGTTGTTTCAGGAGCTACAGTGTCTATAAAAAACAGTACTAACAAAGAATTTACTTTTATAGAAGTTCCTAAAACGGGACAATACGTTTGTACCAATTTTGAACCTGTAATTAACGAAACCTATGTCTTAACCATTATCACTGGAGGAAATACCTATACGGCGACCGAAACCTTAAAATCTGTGGCGCCAATTACAAGAATAGAACAAAAAAATGATGGTGGTATTACAAAAGACGAAGTTGAAGTAAAAGCATATTATAACGATCCTGCTAACGAAACAAATTATTACTTATATCATTATACTTACTCTAATAAAGTACTGTCAAGCTATTCAGCTGTTGAAGATCGATTCTTTAACGGAAATGAGTTTTTCAGCTCTTCAAATAACGATGATTTAAAACCCGGCGACAAAGTTGAAATAAGTCATATTGGTATCTCTAAGAGTTATTATAATTATATGAATATCTTAATAAGTATTGCTGGTGATAATAGTGGTGGACCATTTCAATCTCCTCCAGCTACAGTAAGAGGTAATGTTATAAATACGACAAATGTAAATGACTATCCTTTAGGATATTTCTCTCTGGGAGAAATAGAAACTAAAAAATACACTATCGAATAATATCTATATGATCCCAAGAATAGAAAATTTAGTCGAAAAAAAAATTATTGGAAAACGAATCACGACCTCATTTACTAACAATAGAACAAAAGAACTTTGGCAAGGTTTTATGCCAAACCGAAAAGAAATAAAAAACAATATCGGTTCAGAGCTATATTCTATAGAAGTATATCCAGAGTCTCATTTTGCCAATTTCAACCTAAATAATGAATTCGAAAAATGGGCAGGCATAGAAGTAAACGATTTTCTTTCCGTTCCTACAGATATGGAAACTATAGTAATCCCGACTGGACAGTATGCCGTTTTTATTCATAAAGGTCCTGCAAGCAACGGAAATAAAACATATCAGTATATTTTTACTGATTGGTTGCCTAAGTCAGAATACTTATTAGAAAATAGACCCCATTTTGCTGTAATGGGCGAAAAGTACAAACATGAAGATCCAACCTCTGAAGAAGAAATTTGGATTCCGATAAAACAAAAAAATTAATATTCTGAAAATGCTCTCGTAATTGAGAGCATTTTTTTTTATATCAAATCTTAAAAAACGACCAACTCTCAACATATGTACATGTATAAAGATTAGAATTAGATAAACTTTGCAAATAATTAATTCAAAATTTTAAAGACATGAAACATTTACTTCTCACCTTATTCTCCCTATTTGCATTTAATGCAAAAGCACAAACTTTTAAAAATCCAGAACCTCTATTCGATCCTACTCCTTATGGTTTTAGTCATGCATCCTCAGTCAAAACACCAGGCGAACTTGTTTTCATATCAGGACAAAGTGGTGGATTGGGTAAAGAACATACACTAAGTTCAAATTTTAGAGAACAAACACAAACAGCATTAAAAAATATAGTTACGGTGTTAGACAGCTATAAGCTGAAACCAGAGAATATCATGAAAATCACCATTCTAATTGTAGACCATAATCAAGAAAAACTAAAAATTTGGAATGAAGAAATTAGCAAAATATGGAAAAACAAACCATTCCCTGCTAGCACACTAATTCCAGTTCCAAGATTAGCCATTGACGGAATGTTAATAGAAGTAGACGCAACAGCATTCAAAACAACCAAATAAATTAAAATATAAAATTAGCATTCAGATTCTGTTGCATAAAAATCCACCATATAAGTTATAGAAGCCAAGCACTTAAAAAACGTATATTTCCTTTTATGACTTATATGGAAAACCTCATCTCTAAATCTTTATAATCTAAGAGAAAACAAACACTTTACTTCTCTTAATCTCTTAATGATATTAAAAACGATTCCTATTTACCCAAAGAATATACTTTCGTACATTTACGGCACATTTTAAATCTAGAATATAAATGTCCTCACACCATATCGTACGCGACGACCAAGAACCTGCATTAATCATAGCCAACGGAGCTGCCTGTAATTCTGAATTATTAGGACAATTATTAGAATGGTCCCCTTTGGTAATTGTATTAGATTCTGCTATTGAACGTGTAGTCGATTTAGGTATAAAAGTCGATGTGTTACTAGGTGATTTTGATCATGGATTCGACCCCGAAATATACAAAACCACACAATACCCAATCGAAATTGTACATACTCCAGATCAAGACAAAACCGATTTAGAAAAAGCATTTGATTATTTAATCGAACGAAAAATACCAGCTGTAAATGTAATTTGGGCAACCGGAAAAAGAGCCGATCACACCATTACAAATCTAACCAACATTGTTCGCTACCGAAATTTGTTAAAGATTGTAATTCTCGACGACCATTCCAAAATATTTTTATTACCCAAAAAATTCGAAAAATGGTATACTGCCAACACCCCAATTTCACTTATTCCAATTGGAGTTGTAAACGGTATTTTTTCAGATAATTTAGTATACCCTTTGCATGATGATACGCTTACAATAGGCTACAGAACCAGTAGTAGCAATGCTGTGTCCAAAGATGGGCTCATTACAATTACTCATACAGATGGTGATTTATTAATGATGGAATGCTTTGATTAGTCCCTTTTTCAGGAGCTAATTCCCGCTTTCGCCTCAATCTTTTTTGGCAAAAAAAGCCCAAAAAGGATACCAGCTCAATCGGGGCTAAACCAAATAATTTCATAATACTAATATAACTTATTTCCAAATTAGGAATGTGTACCTTTGCACGGAAATTAAGAATAATGAAAGCTATAAATAACTCCGAGAAAACAAGTCTACATTCTAGAAACCCGCATCGTTCGCGTTATGATTTTGAACAACTAATCGCTGATTGTTCCGAATTAAAAAAACACGTGGCAATAAACGAGCATGGAATCGAAACAATTGATTTTAGTAATCCCGACGCAGTAAAAGCTCTTAATAAAGCTTTATTAGTTCATTATTACGACATACAAAATTGGGACATCCCCAAAAATTATCTTTGCCCTCCAATTCCTGGAAGAGCCGATTACATTCATTACCTAGCCGATTTATTGGCAACAACAAATAATGGAGTTATTCCACAAGGCGAAGGAGTTTTAGGTTTAGATATTGGAGTTGGTGCCAATTGTATTTATCCTATTTTAGGAAATGCATCCTATGGATGGAGTTTCGTAGGAACAGATATCGATGAAAAAGCAATCGAAAATTGCAGTAAGATTATCGAAGCCAATCCGAGATTAATTGACGCTATCAGTTTACAACAGCAAACAGAGTCACGTTTTATATTCAAAAATATAATTACGCCAGAAGATAGATTTGCATTC encodes:
- a CDS encoding DUF4249 domain-containing protein, producing MKKINILILFMSALFATSCEEVVEVDLKTDPPKLVVEAVINWAKGTTGNQQMIKLTTTTDYYNHVIPVVSGATVSIKNSTNKEFTFIEVPKTGQYVCTNFEPVINETYVLTIITGGNTYTATETLKSVAPITRIEQKNDGGITKDEVEVKAYYNDPANETNYYLYHYTYSNKVLSSYSAVEDRFFNGNEFFSSSNNDDLKPGDKVEISHIGISKSYYNYMNILISIAGDNSGGPFQSPPATVRGNVINTTNVNDYPLGYFSLGEIETKKYTIE
- a CDS encoding GyrI-like domain-containing protein — protein: MIPRIENLVEKKIIGKRITTSFTNNRTKELWQGFMPNRKEIKNNIGSELYSIEVYPESHFANFNLNNEFEKWAGIEVNDFLSVPTDMETIVIPTGQYAVFIHKGPASNGNKTYQYIFTDWLPKSEYLLENRPHFAVMGEKYKHEDPTSEEEIWIPIKQKN
- a CDS encoding RidA family protein; this encodes MKHLLLTLFSLFAFNAKAQTFKNPEPLFDPTPYGFSHASSVKTPGELVFISGQSGGLGKEHTLSSNFREQTQTALKNIVTVLDSYKLKPENIMKITILIVDHNQEKLKIWNEEISKIWKNKPFPASTLIPVPRLAIDGMLIEVDATAFKTTK
- a CDS encoding thiamine diphosphokinase, which codes for MSSHHIVRDDQEPALIIANGAACNSELLGQLLEWSPLVIVLDSAIERVVDLGIKVDVLLGDFDHGFDPEIYKTTQYPIEIVHTPDQDKTDLEKAFDYLIERKIPAVNVIWATGKRADHTITNLTNIVRYRNLLKIVILDDHSKIFLLPKKFEKWYTANTPISLIPIGVVNGIFSDNLVYPLHDDTLTIGYRTSSSNAVSKDGLITITHTDGDLLMMECFD
- the rlmF gene encoding 23S rRNA (adenine(1618)-N(6))-methyltransferase RlmF: MKAINNSEKTSLHSRNPHRSRYDFEQLIADCSELKKHVAINEHGIETIDFSNPDAVKALNKALLVHYYDIQNWDIPKNYLCPPIPGRADYIHYLADLLATTNNGVIPQGEGVLGLDIGVGANCIYPILGNASYGWSFVGTDIDEKAIENCSKIIEANPRLIDAISLQQQTESRFIFKNIITPEDRFAFTICNPPFHSSPEEANKSAVRKVTNLDPKANKKATPVLNFGGHNAELWCDGGEIGFITQMIYESVKYPMQCLWFTTLVSKKENLSSIYKTLNKVNASVVKTIDMAQGQKTSRIVAWSFLTEAQQAKWSFKSDL